In the genome of bacterium, one region contains:
- a CDS encoding GAF domain-containing protein, with product MIIKLLLLLDFAVLGIVLFVYLRRIYRERQALVGQANKSLELQQRMYQIQVLQEISERIGYSLEGSKIIEIITNSIGNLLEYETVSFMLYNKADPLVFKCHVHKTVNHRFISEVKEHMVAATQLLCQPQGYDIKLDERIGGAILDDQLEVDVRSFVNIPVIIGNELLGLINISSSKAGLFGWQQSAVLFTITNQAAVAVAQLQTMLESEKGKLTGMISAMTDGVMMVDLNNQLQIYNPAVVDLLTLPVGREITMFDIVDSLAGKVDLRTKIDEALAKGMPIEIKELFVHDKALEITITPVREHSGEHRGVAVILHDVTSDKALEKLRQEFTAMMVHELRAPLTAVRWSSEALLKNLSGAQQQLQAAKVKDSVTNIDLAATNMLELVNDLLDVAKIEAGKFDLNIQEYDLSEIITQEIQTFTPQAEGKHLTLNFITPGVIKVKCDKVRVAQVLNNLLSNAIKYTDSGQIDVNLTSSPERNEVTVAIKDTGLGVSREDLAVLFSKFKQLKTFDRSRKGTGLGLVVSKGIVEAHKGRIWAESAGENLGSTFSFSLPLS from the coding sequence ATGATTATCAAGCTCTTATTGCTATTAGATTTTGCAGTATTAGGGATAGTGCTGTTTGTGTATTTGCGCCGCATTTATCGCGAGCGCCAAGCTTTGGTTGGCCAGGCCAACAAGTCTTTGGAATTGCAGCAGCGCATGTACCAGATTCAGGTGCTGCAAGAGATTAGCGAACGCATCGGCTATTCATTGGAGGGTAGCAAGATTATAGAAATCATAACTAATAGCATCGGTAATTTGCTCGAATATGAAACCGTGTCTTTCATGCTTTATAACAAAGCAGATCCGCTGGTATTTAAATGCCACGTTCATAAAACTGTAAATCATAGATTCATTTCGGAGGTTAAAGAACATATGGTGGCGGCTACGCAGTTATTGTGCCAGCCCCAAGGTTACGACATAAAGCTAGATGAGCGAATCGGCGGCGCGATTCTGGACGACCAGCTAGAAGTTGACGTTCGGTCTTTTGTAAATATTCCCGTAATTATAGGCAACGAATTGCTTGGGTTAATTAACATCTCTTCGTCCAAAGCGGGTTTGTTTGGCTGGCAGCAGTCGGCGGTCTTGTTTACTATTACCAACCAAGCAGCCGTGGCGGTAGCACAGCTGCAGACGATGCTAGAGAGCGAAAAAGGTAAGCTGACTGGCATGATTTCTGCCATGACAGACGGAGTAATGATGGTAGATTTAAATAATCAGCTACAAATTTACAATCCAGCCGTCGTGGACTTATTGACTCTGCCAGTGGGCAGGGAGATTACTATGTTTGATATCGTAGACAGCCTTGCCGGAAAAGTGGACCTCCGCACTAAAATTGACGAAGCTCTTGCTAAAGGCATGCCGATAGAAATTAAAGAGTTGTTTGTTCATGATAAGGCTTTAGAGATAACAATTACCCCTGTGCGGGAACATTCCGGCGAACACCGCGGGGTAGCGGTGATTTTGCACGACGTAACTTCCGATAAGGCTTTAGAAAAATTACGTCAGGAGTTTACCGCTATGATGGTGCACGAACTGCGCGCCCCGCTTACTGCCGTTCGATGGTCTAGCGAGGCATTGTTAAAGAATTTGTCCGGCGCTCAGCAACAGCTGCAAGCAGCGAAGGTTAAAGACAGTGTGACTAACATCGATCTTGCGGCCACCAATATGCTCGAATTAGTCAACGATCTTTTAGATGTGGCGAAAATCGAAGCCGGTAAGTTTGATTTAAACATCCAGGAATACGATTTGTCCGAGATTATTACGCAGGAAATCCAAACCTTTACGCCGCAGGCGGAGGGAAAGCATTTAACTTTGAACTTCATTACACCTGGGGTTATCAAAGTGAAATGCGACAAAGTACGCGTAGCGCAGGTGCTAAATAATTTGCTTAGCAACGCCATTAAATATACCGACAGCGGCCAGATTGACGTTAATTTAACATCATCCCCAGAAAGAAACGAAGTCACGGTGGCGATTAAGGATACAGGCTTAGGGGTGAGCCGCGAAGATTTGGCTGTATTGTTCTCTAAATTCAAGCAGCTTAAGACTTTCGACCGTTCTCGCAAGGGTACAGGTTTGGGTCTGGTAGTTTCCAAAGGGATAGTCGAAGCGCACAAGGGCCGAATCTGGGCTGAAAGCGCAGGTGAAAACTTGGGTTCGACCTTTTCCTTTAGCCTGCCTCTTAGTTAG
- a CDS encoding response regulator, which produces MPKIVCAEDDKMISTSLVEGFQQAGFEVTPAYDGEEAIAKIKEIKPDIVVLDIMMPKLDGIGVVWEMKAAPEIADTPVVMLTNLSDPTTVSKILEAGVTDYLLKSEQSIDQIVTKVNEVMNRGK; this is translated from the coding sequence ATGCCGAAGATAGTGTGTGCAGAAGATGATAAAATGATCTCGACTTCCTTGGTAGAAGGCTTCCAGCAAGCCGGATTCGAGGTTACTCCAGCTTACGACGGCGAAGAAGCTATCGCTAAAATTAAGGAAATTAAACCCGACATTGTAGTCCTCGACATTATGATGCCTAAGCTCGACGGCATTGGGGTTGTATGGGAAATGAAGGCAGCTCCGGAAATCGCTGATACGCCTGTGGTAATGTTAACCAACTTAAGCGACCCGACAACGGTCAGTAAGATTTTAGAAGCCGGGGTGACCGATTACCTGCTAAAGAGCGAACAATCAATTGATCAGATTGTCACCAAAGTTAACGAAGTAATGAACCGGGGTAAATAA
- a CDS encoding TrmH family RNA methyltransferase, with product MPQVGKPGLFVVAHNIRSLHNVGSIFRTADSFGVDKIFLTGYTGSPPDPKIAKVALGAEQFVPWQKSKSLLPVLKKLRMQGVRIVALENNVERKTTLLDKYRPELPLALILGEETKGHTIKILDLVDDVVEIPMRGQKESLNVSVACGVALYGLRANLKA from the coding sequence GTGCCGCAGGTCGGTAAGCCTGGCTTGTTTGTTGTTGCTCATAACATTCGATCCCTTCATAATGTGGGATCGATTTTTAGGACCGCGGATAGCTTTGGGGTCGATAAAATTTTCCTCACGGGCTACACAGGCAGCCCTCCTGATCCCAAAATCGCCAAAGTAGCTTTAGGTGCAGAGCAATTTGTTCCTTGGCAAAAATCCAAATCATTGTTGCCTGTGCTAAAAAAATTGCGGATGCAGGGAGTAAGAATCGTAGCGCTGGAAAATAATGTAGAGAGAAAGACGACGCTCTTGGATAAATATCGCCCAGAATTACCTTTAGCCCTTATCTTAGGCGAAGAAACCAAGGGCCATACCATAAAAATCCTCGATTTGGTGGATGACGTTGTCGAAATTCCTATGCGTGGACAAAAGGAAAGTTTGAATGTCTCGGTGGCCTGCGGAGTAGCATTGTATGGACTGCGCGCCAATTTGAAAGCATAA
- the mraZ gene encoding division/cell wall cluster transcriptional repressor MraZ, giving the protein MFIGEYNASIDDKARVNIPAKFRSDLKNKVVVTRGLDNSLVLYTLDEWKKLAEKLASLPISTANTRAFSRLMLAGAMDCEIDKQGRIVLPGYLKEYAKINKKMVFAGLYTRIELWSEELWTKYKTQTEKQSNQIAEQLGDLGV; this is encoded by the coding sequence ATGTTTATTGGTGAATACAACGCATCCATCGATGATAAGGCGCGGGTTAACATCCCGGCCAAGTTTCGTTCGGATTTAAAAAACAAAGTTGTTGTCACTCGCGGCCTGGATAATTCGTTGGTTCTGTATACATTAGACGAATGGAAGAAGCTTGCAGAGAAATTGGCTAGTCTCCCGATTTCTACTGCCAACACGCGCGCTTTTTCTCGTCTAATGCTTGCAGGAGCAATGGACTGCGAAATCGATAAGCAGGGACGCATTGTCTTGCCTGGGTACTTAAAGGAGTATGCCAAGATCAACAAAAAAATGGTCTTTGCGGGGCTCTATACTCGCATCGAGTTGTGGAGCGAAGAACTCTGGACTAAGTACAAGACACAAACAGAAAAACAGAGTAATCAAATTGCCGAGCAGCTCGGCGACCTGGGGGTCTAA
- the rsmH gene encoding 16S rRNA (cytosine(1402)-N(4))-methyltransferase RsmH, producing MYSHTPVLLKEVLEYLQPQADSNYVDATLGGGGYTDALLQVSSPAGKVLAIDLDPAALENAKAKFQQSGDRLVLAHGNFRDFDKIITHHEFANIDGIVADIGLSSYQLDGSERGISFQNKELLDMRFDTSSNQPDARFLLHHRTAEELAKIFTDYGEEKYSYKIAQNIVRVVEEAPSEGRNSNEAVKYTTDLVKIIQDSLPKPEKHRWADSARRIFQALRIEVNGELANLEAFLPKAFNLLDPGGRLAIVSFHSLEDRIVKNYFKELATGCICPPGFPICKCGRTPQAKILTKKAVTAGDAELENNSRAKPAKLRVIQKL from the coding sequence ATGTACTCTCATACTCCCGTTCTTTTAAAAGAAGTCCTCGAATATTTACAGCCGCAAGCAGACAGCAATTATGTTGATGCCACGCTTGGGGGTGGGGGATATACAGATGCTTTATTGCAGGTGTCGTCTCCGGCCGGAAAAGTTTTAGCTATCGACCTCGATCCAGCTGCGCTAGAAAACGCGAAAGCAAAATTCCAGCAATCAGGCGATCGGTTGGTATTGGCTCACGGCAATTTTCGCGACTTCGACAAAATAATCACTCATCATGAGTTTGCCAACATCGACGGTATTGTTGCCGATATAGGCTTATCTAGCTATCAGCTAGACGGTTCTGAGCGCGGCATTTCTTTTCAGAATAAGGAATTGCTCGATATGCGCTTTGATACTTCGAGTAATCAGCCGGATGCGCGGTTCTTGCTTCATCATAGAACTGCCGAAGAACTGGCTAAAATTTTTACCGATTATGGCGAAGAAAAGTACAGTTATAAGATCGCGCAGAATATAGTAAGGGTCGTCGAGGAAGCACCAAGCGAAGGCCGGAATAGCAATGAAGCCGTAAAATACACCACTGACCTGGTAAAGATTATCCAAGACTCCCTGCCAAAACCGGAAAAGCACCGCTGGGCCGATAGCGCTCGCAGAATCTTTCAGGCACTGCGCATAGAAGTGAACGGCGAGTTGGCCAACCTCGAAGCCTTTCTTCCTAAAGCCTTCAACCTGCTGGATCCAGGAGGCCGGCTAGCGATCGTAAGCTTTCACTCTCTCGAAGACAGAATCGTAAAAAATTATTTTAAGGAACTGGCCACCGGCTGCATTTGCCCGCCGGGATTCCCAATTTGCAAATGCGGGCGAACCCCTCAAGCGAAAATTCTTACCAAAAAAGCCGTTACCGCTGGCGATGCAGAATTAGAGAATAATAGCCGCGCTAAGCCAGCCAAGCTCCGCGTAATCCAAAAACTTTAA
- a CDS encoding penicillin-binding protein 2, translating to MVAAQATFEKVFKKRIVFLAVLFIFCMLIIVARLAYMQLFHQGYYKALAESQHVGEHVIIPTRGEIMIQDSFSGQPYTVATSDEKILVYANPKVITDNGPILEKLPAVIGMDRAVLEEKLKDKNKGYVVLKKDLSEAEQEKIKELDLDGIAFDKETSRLYPEGSMLAQLLGFVGYKGDEKMGVYGLELAFNKELSGTQGTLQQEKDNSGRWIFGGRRDGVPAKDGDSLLLTIDKTIQLKVEAVLKDTVEKHGADSGSVVAMDPKTGAIMAMATYPTFDLNNYSKVSSAEVYNNQVTVGAYEPGSIFKPLTMAAALNEGAVTPSMTYVDTGEIKVGSYTIKNSDKKANGVQTMSQVLEQSLNTGTVFLETKIGHKKFSDYINRFGYGKKVGMEVNESAGDLGNLKGNIEINYYTASFGQGISVTPVQLVQSFSAIANGGEMVKPYVVKNIIRNNGKVEEVGKTQSTKILSPKAASEVAAMMVNVVERGHGTKAGVPGYYVAGKTGTAQVPRKDGRGYEENNNIGSFIGFAPVEDPKFVMLVRINHPRSVKFAESTAAPAWGSIASFMLQHYKVAPTR from the coding sequence ATGGTTGCAGCGCAAGCTACATTTGAAAAAGTTTTTAAAAAGAGAATAGTCTTCCTGGCTGTTCTTTTCATATTCTGCATGCTTATAATTGTGGCTCGTTTGGCCTACATGCAATTATTTCATCAAGGCTATTACAAGGCATTGGCAGAGAGCCAGCATGTAGGGGAGCATGTGATCATTCCGACCCGCGGGGAGATTATGATCCAAGACAGTTTTTCGGGCCAACCATATACAGTTGCAACCTCTGATGAAAAAATACTAGTGTACGCTAATCCCAAAGTTATTACAGACAACGGCCCGATACTAGAAAAACTGCCAGCAGTTATCGGGATGGACCGGGCGGTGTTGGAAGAAAAGCTCAAAGATAAGAACAAGGGTTATGTAGTTTTAAAGAAAGACCTATCGGAGGCAGAGCAGGAAAAAATCAAGGAGCTGGATCTTGACGGGATTGCCTTTGATAAAGAAACCTCACGTTTATACCCGGAAGGCTCTATGTTGGCGCAGCTGTTAGGTTTTGTGGGTTATAAAGGCGATGAAAAAATGGGCGTATACGGATTAGAGCTGGCCTTTAATAAAGAATTATCCGGGACTCAGGGAACGTTGCAGCAGGAAAAAGACAACAGCGGCCGCTGGATATTTGGCGGCAGGCGGGATGGCGTGCCGGCTAAAGATGGAGACTCGCTTTTATTGACTATCGATAAGACTATTCAGCTAAAAGTCGAAGCTGTTTTGAAAGATACGGTAGAAAAGCACGGTGCCGATAGCGGCAGCGTGGTGGCGATGGACCCCAAGACAGGGGCTATTATGGCCATGGCGACCTACCCGACTTTTGATTTGAATAATTATTCCAAGGTATCGAGCGCGGAGGTTTACAATAACCAGGTTACTGTCGGCGCTTATGAGCCAGGTTCAATTTTTAAGCCTTTAACAATGGCTGCTGCGTTAAATGAGGGAGCGGTTACTCCGTCCATGACTTATGTTGATACCGGCGAGATTAAAGTCGGTAGCTATACAATTAAAAACTCGGACAAAAAAGCTAACGGCGTCCAGACTATGAGTCAGGTGCTCGAACAATCCCTTAATACTGGAACCGTATTCCTGGAGACAAAGATAGGCCATAAAAAGTTTTCCGATTACATTAACCGGTTCGGTTACGGTAAAAAAGTGGGTATGGAAGTCAATGAAAGCGCAGGGGATTTGGGAAACTTAAAAGGCAACATAGAGATCAACTACTATACCGCCAGTTTTGGCCAGGGCATTAGCGTTACCCCGGTTCAGTTGGTGCAATCTTTTTCTGCCATTGCTAACGGCGGCGAAATGGTAAAGCCGTATGTGGTCAAGAATATCATACGCAACAATGGCAAAGTAGAAGAAGTCGGCAAAACTCAGAGCACAAAAATTTTATCTCCTAAAGCTGCCAGCGAAGTAGCCGCAATGATGGTTAATGTTGTGGAGAGAGGGCATGGTACCAAAGCCGGCGTGCCAGGTTACTACGTAGCGGGTAAAACTGGCACAGCTCAGGTTCCACGCAAAGACGGCCGCGGCTACGAAGAGAATAACAATATCGGTTCGTTTATCGGCTTTGCCCCGGTTGAAGATCCAAAATTTGTCATGCTCGTGCGCATTAATCATCCGCGTAGCGTTAAGTTTGCCGAAAGCACCGCCGCACCTGCTTGGGGATCAATTGCCAGCTTTATGCTGCAGCACTATAAAGTCGCCCCTACGCGTTAA